In a single window of the Dreissena polymorpha isolate Duluth1 chromosome 3, UMN_Dpol_1.0, whole genome shotgun sequence genome:
- the LOC127874559 gene encoding queuosine salvage protein-like, which yields MATIMTPRDSGRFIAENSKGVKIISDGVRKIAEFMAQKIKEGSYNMQSWKEHELNPKTMDKAALDWIFVSDTLNFSFWSEDENDKYVVNYGGKKHTGYWSLCAAINRALDEGIPFTDPHFYATITRDKLEHVLRSDSKQTIPLLDERLQVLQEAGKVLLQKFDGSFVNVIRLCEKSAQTLVQMIVENFPSYRDMTEFCGKTVAIYKRAQILVADIWACFEGKGYGEFTDIDTITMFADYRIPQALLYFGVIEYSDELMEFLRKDPMMKTGDRYEVEIRGCSIWATELVSEETRRILDADVDGRNLISNSIIIDFYLWDYRRAHADEMGNIPFHKIRCIYY from the exons ATGGCGACCATCATGACACCGCGTGACTCGGGGCGTTTCATCGCGGAAAATAGCAAGGGTGTTAAGATCATTTCCGATGGAGTGCGAAAGATTGCCGAGTTCATGGCGCAGAAAATTAAAGAGGGCTCGTACAACATGCAGAGCTGGAAAGAACACGAACTCAACCCTAAGACCATGGATAAAGCCGCCCTGGATTGGATTTTCGTCTCCGACACGCTGAATTTCTCCTTTTGGTCAGAAGACGAAAACGACAAGTATGTTGTGAACTATGGCGGGAAAAAGCACACGGGTTACTGGTCTTTGTGCGCCGCCATAAACCGTGCATTGGACGAGG GCATACCATTTACTGATCCGCATTTCTACGCGACGATCACGCGCGATAAGCTCGAGCACGTGCTGCGTTCCGACTCGAAGCAGACCATACCTCTACTGGACGAACGTCTGCAAGTGCTTCAGGAGGCGGGAAAAGTTCTGCTGCAGAAGTTCGATGGTAGTTTCGTCAACGTGATCAGGCTATGCGAAAAGAGTGCGCAGACGTTGGTACAAATGATTGTGGAGAACTTCCCTTCTTACAG AGACATGACAGAATTTTGCGGGAAAACGGTCGCCATTTACAAGCGCGCGCAGATCCTCGTGGCCGACATCTGGGCGTGCTTCGAAGGTAAAGGTTACGGGGAGTTCACGGACATTGACACAATCACGATGTTTGCCGACTACAGAATTCCACAGGCTTTGCTTTATTTCGGAGTGATTGAGTATTCGGACGAGCTAATGGAGTTCCTACGGAAGGACCCGATGATGAAAACTG GTGACCGGTACGAAGTGGAAATCCGCGGCTGCAGCATCTGGGCGACCGAGCTGGTTAGTGAGGAAACCCGACGGATCTTGGATGCCGACGTCGACGGAAGAAATCTGATCTCTAATTCGATCATAATTGACTTCTATTTGTGGGATTACCGTCGGGCACATGCCGACGAGATGGGAAACATTCCGTTTCACAAGATCCGCTGTATTTACTATTAA